The following DNA comes from Hyphococcus flavus.
TGTCAGCATGGTTTTGGCTGATATGGTCTGACTCTTCACATCTTGCACCCTTGGTTAATATGTGCATACATATCGCACAATAAACGAGTTTAATGCTATCGCCAAGTACGTCATCCTTCAGGAATAGTTGATGAAGCTGAATGGCAAGAGGTGATCCTCACCCCGTCGTAGTCGAAGCCAACTTGATTGTATGAAATATGAGCACCTTACTAATTCCGGGATCCGTGAGCTTAACGACTTTGGAGACCGTCTATCGAGGCGGGGAACCGGCGGGGCTCGATCCGGTATGTCATCAAGGTATTCAGAGATCAGCAGAGATTTTAGCGGTAGCTGCAAAGGGCGATGACCCCGTTTATGGTGTTAACACCGGTTTCGGCAAACTCGCTAATAAACGCATCGCGCCTGAAGATGTTGAGACGCTTCAGCGGAATCTGATCCTGTCCCATTGCGCCGGCGTCGGCGAACCGTTCGATCAAGCCACTACGCGTCTGATTATGGTGCTGAAGCTCATCTCGCTTGGGCGCGGCGCGTCAGGCGTACGCATGGAGGTCATCCGGCAACTTGAACAGATGCTCGTGAAAGAAGTAACGCCGGTAATCCCGTCACAAGGTTCCGTCGGCGCATCGGGAGATCTCGCGCCACTCGCGCATATGGCGGCGGCAATGATGGGGGAAGGCGAGGCATGGTACCGCGGCGACCGGATGCCAGCTAAAAATGCGCTCGCCGCAGCAAACCTGAAGCCCCTCGTTCTTGGCGCGAAAGAGGGATTGGGCCTGATTAATGGCACTCAGGTTTCAACGGCGCTGGCGTTATCAGGCTTATTCAATGCATGGCGTGCTGTGACTTCGGCGCTCATTACCGGCGCCATGTCCACTGATGCCGCAATGGGGTCGTCTGCGCCGTTCCGGCCGGAGATTCATTCTGTGCGCGGACATAAAGGTCAAATCGACTCCGCCTCATTCCTGCGCGACGTGATGGAGGGCTCCGAAATTCGCGAAAGCCATCGCGACGGAGACGAGCGGGTTCAGGACCCCTATTGTATTCGCTGTCAGCCGCAAGTGATGGGCGCTTGCATAGACTTGCTGCGGCAGGCGGCGAGGACGCTGGAGATTGAGGCCAACGCCGCGACAGATAATCCGCTTGTATTTGACGATGGCTCTATCGTTTCCGGCGGCAACTTCCATGCAGAGCCGGTCGCCTTTGCCGCCGATCAGATTGCGCTGGCCATCGCCGAAATCGGCTCGATCGCCCAGCGGCGCATCGCGTTGATGGTCGATCCCACCTTGTCACATGGCCTGCCCGCATTTTTGACGCCCGAACCGGGATTGAATTCCGGTTTCATGATTGCGGAAGTGACCTCAGCCGCACTGATGAGCGAGAACAAGCAGCGCGCAAATCCTTGCTCGACAGATTCAACGCCGACTTCGTGCAATCAGGAAGACCATGTTTCCATGGCATGCCATGGCGCGCGCAGGCTCGGCCCCATGAACGAGAACCTGTTCAAGATTATCGGCATCGAATTGCTTACAGCGGCGCAAGGCATAGAGTTTCGCAAGCCGTTGAAAACGAGCCCCGCTTTGCAAAGCGTCATTGCGAATGTGCGCAAAACAATCCTGACGCTTGAGGCCGACCGCTTTATGGCGGACGATTTGAAAAAAGCGGGGGAGATGATCGCTATGAACGAAGTAACGGCCAACACTGAAATGAAATTGTCATGACCAACCCACGCCATAACGTCCGCACGGTTCGCAGCCCCCACGGCAGCGAGATCACCGCAAGGCACTGGACCACCGAAGCGCCCATGCGGATGCTGATGAACAATCTCGACCCGGATGTGGCCGAAAACCCCCACGAACTTGTGGTCTATGGCGGCATCGGCCGCGCCGCGCGCACCTGGAACGATTTCGACAGGATTGTCAGCGTGCTCCAGGGGCTCAACGAAGACGAAACACTTTGCGTTCAGTCCGGCAAACCGGTCGGCGTCTTCAAAA
Coding sequences within:
- the hutH gene encoding histidine ammonia-lyase; the protein is MSTLLIPGSVSLTTLETVYRGGEPAGLDPVCHQGIQRSAEILAVAAKGDDPVYGVNTGFGKLANKRIAPEDVETLQRNLILSHCAGVGEPFDQATTRLIMVLKLISLGRGASGVRMEVIRQLEQMLVKEVTPVIPSQGSVGASGDLAPLAHMAAAMMGEGEAWYRGDRMPAKNALAAANLKPLVLGAKEGLGLINGTQVSTALALSGLFNAWRAVTSALITGAMSTDAAMGSSAPFRPEIHSVRGHKGQIDSASFLRDVMEGSEIRESHRDGDERVQDPYCIRCQPQVMGACIDLLRQAARTLEIEANAATDNPLVFDDGSIVSGGNFHAEPVAFAADQIALAIAEIGSIAQRRIALMVDPTLSHGLPAFLTPEPGLNSGFMIAEVTSAALMSENKQRANPCSTDSTPTSCNQEDHVSMACHGARRLGPMNENLFKIIGIELLTAAQGIEFRKPLKTSPALQSVIANVRKTILTLEADRFMADDLKKAGEMIAMNEVTANTEMKLS